The Etheostoma cragini isolate CJK2018 chromosome 22, CSU_Ecrag_1.0, whole genome shotgun sequence genome segment AAAACACTCGCTTATTCTGTCAGGCAACATCTTGTCATtctgtaatttccccttttttggggatcaataaatatctatctatctatctatctatctatctatctaNNNNNNNNNNNNNNNNNNNNNNNNNNNNNNNNNNNNNNNNNNNNNNNNNNNNNNNNNNNNNNNNNNNNNNNNNNNNNNNNNNNNNNNNNNNNNNNNNNNNccccccccccccccatcatcacacacccttcaccatacatagagattggcatggggaactttggggaggatagtgaggagatgttgtttttacagtgtgtgacAACAAGTGTAGTCTAAAACCCGTGTGACaccacttagagcacctttaaggaaGTAAGTTATTCTCCTCTGCTGTTTTCAGTCTGTATAAACGGTTTAATGCCACAATCTccgatgtttttttaatgtacctGTGATTCGTCCAATCTTTCCCTTCAGGTTTGCTCCTACGTATCCAGCCAGGTGAGCTCCCAGACTGACGCCGATGAGGTGCACTGAACTCAGAGAGGCTCCTTCCTCCTGTAGacacacaacataaataaaaaatcaccgTCATATTCGAGGTAGGCCTAcacttcttgttttttgttttatttgtcttttagttCTCCTAATTCATTGTATTCATGGTATAAACTGTGGTGTAACATATTAAAGACACTCTGTGATAACAGAAACGTGCAGAATGTAAGTCTTTTTATTCAAGAAAGACTATATTCAAAAAATaagctgtaaaactgaagttaataaatTCGTGTAAcatagtgttaaacgtcaaaaaaatgtgacaaacattgaaaaaagtgtttaaaaaattgaccaaaaaaagcctcaataaaataaatatcaataaaaatattgataattcgtaacacaagacaaaatacgAATTTACTTGCATAACCGTAATGTAAAAATAAGACGTTTTTCTAGATGACTCTGTCTTTGTGATCAATAGGATCTGCAGGCGTAACCACAGTAAAAACGTTGATTTATTTACTGTtggaattaaaaatgttatatgtgcctaaacattgtgtgtgatttgcatcaTACATTCAAGtcaaaaggtaaaagcattatttcctcatgaatgaagacatgttggtcatgcgttaagtttgttgttgtaagtatatagtttgttgtttgttgcattaagttgttttgaaatacttctgttttataatataagatgttctggtatattttgttataatccagctctcctaaatgtgtcagaagcagGATTTATGGTTAGGGACGCTTCCTGAATCTGGTTTCAGTCCCTCTTTTTACCCCCACTGATTTTTTTCCTGAACTGagggtcataaactttcagtcacattcgAACTGAAAGATAACGAATAAGCACACAGACCAGCACTGTGGTCTAAAGACCCCCCCCTTTGTGGATAAGACCAGGGGGTCCAAGAGCCAGAGAGGCAGATCTTGGAGAtcttgatccaggtaactttgtctcaggatacatcctatgtaataaatggattcCACAcgtcaacatctgagattttgactactaattgaatgaaccctgagactggagcaggatttagctcctgCGTAACCCCCCTGGCGTCTCACCTGCATGGTCCTGATGAAGCCGGTCAGGTTGTAGGCCGCCTCCCGGGTGTAGGTCACGGCGGTGAAGTAGTTGAGGTTGGCCGCCCCCTTGTTCCAGTCCACCACGACGACGTTCATGTCCTCCTGCTCGGACAGCAGGTGGACCAGGTGGTCGATCCAGATGGGGGGCGCGCCCGTGGGCCGGTAGCCGTGGATGACGAAGGCGGTGGGCCGCGACAGGTGGAAGAGCGGCTGGGAGGACAGGCGGTGGTGGCGGAGCTCGCGGCCGCAGGCCAGGTTGGAGCGCGTGTAGAGCAGCAGCCTCACGTACAGGGCGGTTCCCATGAAGCAGTGGGACAGGTTCAGGTCTGTGAAGTTGTCGCAGGACTCGCCCGTCCCGCTCTCCTCCTGACCTGGTGGCGGgagaaataataacaataataggctacatttaatttttaatgcactttatatttgtgcaaatcccaaagtgctacatgatAAAAAATGTTAGGTGCTAAAAATATATTCAGGTCCTTAACTTCAGTTAAAGTACGAACACAACACTGGAAAAAGACTCTGTTAGAAGCAAGAGTcccacatatatatatatatacaatatacttaaagtatgaaaagtaaaagtacttaaaatgcagaaaaatcctcccattttagaaactggcAACGATCAAAACAGTTTCATATGTTTAacccttcatgttgtcttctggtcaaattgacccgttgtcctatatcaatgttctttttaattccccaaaataacatgattgattccacccaacgctctttgacaagtacaaatctctactttcattaattttggggcgtcttattcaattttatagcattgtaaaacaaatggaagtgtttttgagatagtattgagtaaaagttgacatattccagtctgtgattatcatcaacatccatttctttaattttagtctcaataattcctaatttctgcttttctaactcaaacattaggtttaatttcctataaatgaggtttattgaccataaattccaaaataactgtaaaactagagttaataacttagtgttacatagtgttagacgtaaaaaaaagtgaccaataTTGAAAAATggtaaacaaaagtgttgaaacaagggacaaaacgtaagaaaaaaggaaaaacagatgaaaagcgtctacaaaagtgttgattttcaatattgacgggaagacaacacgagggttcaTGGTCTTAttatctcagctggacttgtcgGCCATTATATTGTTGGCAagtttactttataataaaacatcagattttataaactacatgtgtgttgtgcaaacatcttaatttgtAGAGCatctaaagctgtcagatgaatgtagcggagtagaagtagaaaggggcataaaaacaactaaaggaAAATCCAAGTATAACCAAACAGGAGCTGAGAAAACAAGATACATACGCTCTCATCTTCCTTTAATTAggtagacagatagatagatagacagatagatagatagatagatagatagatagatagatagatagatagatagatagataNNNNNNNNNNNNNNNNNNNNNNNNNNNNNNNNNNNNNNNNNNNNNNNNNNNNNNNNNNNNNNNNNNNNNNNNNNNNNNNNNNNNNNNNNNNNNNNNNNNNTCTGCCGAGGCCACATAGCCTCTCTTCAGAGACTCTCTCCAGCAGCCGGAGCAGGGGCTCCAACCGGCTCAGCTCCGGAGCCAGCTGAACTTTAAGACTATTCTGCTTCTATTTATAGACTCCTCTAAGGACGTTCTGTGACCTCACTCATGATGTCATCATAAACTCACAGCTGATTGGCCATTAGTTCTTTTGATGTGTTCTAGAATGCTGTGATGTCATAAACTGTAGACATTTCCAGTCTAAAAGGCTTTTCTCATTATAGTTATATTTTCATGGGAtgaaaacaaaattatattgtaaaaatatacaattaagagagagagacacacacacacacacacacacacacacacacacacacacacacacacacacacacacacaaacacacacacacacacagttctgtaCAAGATAAACTTACATTACCTTTAATCTCGAGGCTCATTAGACCTATAACAACCCTGCCAACCGCTACAACCCCTTTAAATTATTTACCACATTTCATCAACTGTGCAATTCTGACGTGCAATACTCAAATACAATGAATTATATTATGTACACTTAAAGCTAGgctgatttctttttcacagtATTGAATAAGTCAATGAATAGCAACAACATTGATTTTTATGTATTGCATCAAAATCAATGTTGATCTACTGCTCTGAACTCGGCCTAAAGGTAGCAACAATGCCTCTAGTGGATAACTAGTAAAATAGCATCAATTTCCCTCAGAACAGATCCTTTTTGGGGTCTTTTCCACCTTCAagggacaggacagctaggtgagaaagagggggaaagacatgccgtaaattgtcacaggttggactcaaaccctaGACCTCCACGTCGAGGCACAATCCTCCATGTGTACATGCGCCACACAGGATGGATAACTTTCAGTCCGAGGCAAAGGGTCAACAAGTGAAAacctaaaataataacaagTGATCTTTATGCACTAATGGCCGTAGGTATCAAACAGTGTGTTATAAATTCACTTTAACTAAAACATTCTTGTCCATTAGGGTCTGAGTGTCTTTTTTTGGTTAAATACAAAGCTGATTACAGACTTATGGGAGCTAGAGTTCAATttcccaaataaaataaaaacattttatagcCAAAATGATCAAAAGTCAAAGTCCTTAATAATGCACAAGAGTTAAGAGACATTTTTACACAAGTAATTAATGAATTGTAATATTAAATCTATGTATTTCTATTGGCAGCATTTGGACTGACAGGAGCTCATGGTCATATTGACTTCTACGCCAACGGTGGAAATGACCAACCAGGGTGTCCCAAAACCATCTTCGCAggtgattcccccccccacacacacacacacagacacacacagacagacagacagacacacacacacacacacactcacaaaacacacaatactTGTCAGAAACACTCACTCACCGCCTtggaaaaaataacatattttactaaaaacaaaaagaatgtgTACAAAGAAAGggaagctgtttttttactACATTAAAAACTATACTATTGGTCACTTTTTACAGGAAGTGTAACTATGAAGTGGGGCTATTCATTAATAGATTggattgtttatttattttcctttctgtcATAGTGTCTTGCTTGTGTGTAAAGTACAGTAAAGTATATTTAGGTTTCTGGGTACCTGGCGATATTTGTTGTGTATATGGAtccacacacaacaacacactctcaccgttttgtcttttgtctctgACAGGTAAatcttattttgtgtgtgaccACCAGCGCTCTGTGTTCCTGTTCTTGTGCGCCCTGAACCGGACTTGCACCCTCACGGGGTACCCCTGCTCGTCCTACAGCGTCTTCCTGGAAGGCCACTGTCTCCAGTGCGAGGCCTTTAAACCCGCTTCCTGTCCCGTGCTCGGTAGGTGGGGAAGTGATGTTGTAACGAGCTCTTTTACCCGCAAAACCGATGGAAGCGTAATGTCTTATCTTACCTGCGTGGACTCACCTGCTTGGTCTCACCTGCAGGTTACGACGTCAGTCAGTGGAGGGAGACTCTGCTGCAGCTCGGACAGACCCAAGTCTTCTTCAGCACCACGGCCACGCTGCCCTACAGGAGTGAGTCAAACACATCGAGTCTCAGCAAAACACAAGATCAGATAACAAGTTGTCCTTTGaactaaacacagacatgctgaGTAAGAAACGTCTCTTGCGTCTGAGAAAGCTAGCTGAGACTCAAGTGGACAGATCCCtgatgacattgtttttttacaatcttTTATTGAGTCCTTCTTTAccttttcatgtatttgctgGTATGCTTCTCtgattttaaaacagaaaaacacattagcaaTGGTAATTAAAGTTAGCAGCAAAATCACTGGGATTCAGCAGATGAAACCAACTGATCTGTACAATATACATGTGCTTAATAaggcagaatccatcatgtctGATAGTTCCCACCCCTTAAATGCAGAATTTAAGATGCTGCCCTCTGATTCCCGCTTCAGTCAGCCACTAACTAAACACATAGATAGAAACTCTCCTTCATCCTCTATgctatctctctgcttaactctggAGAGAATAAGTAACATCTGCACATAAGGAACACTGggacttaaacttttaatgttgtggtatttatttccccatttGGTCTGTATTTTTAATCGATGTTGTCGTCGTTGTTAAGTACTGTATGTCGATttctttgctactgcagcaaaatgaatcgcccctCAGCGACAAATAAAGCtcttgaactgaactgaaatcATCGCTCGCGTAACAGATTTACTGCAGCAGTAAGATTAAGAAAAACTGTAGATGCCGAAACCTTCATGAAGTCAAATCTGAGTCATCAtctgtggtggaatgtaactaaagtgcatttgcatttattttaagtacaaatttaagtTACTTAAATTTTGAGTGTttccttttcatgccacttcctatctctactccactacatttgtctgctttagtttcttaacaaactaggatttttacacacacaaaaataaataaataaacagtttataCAAGTACAGCTCAGGTAGAACAGTTAGACAATTGACAAAAAATTAGCAATGAAGGATTAGTTCACAACTTTTCAAGTAGTCAGGTAATCAATGTTGAAACCGGTTTTGACCATTGATAAAAATCAACAACTtgcatgacaaaaaagtgacatgcACACAACAATGAAACATGTTTAACTCGCTGTAATCCGTCTTCCtaatcatatcatatcataattTATAATGACCAGACTGATGtccctgatgatgatgatgacgatgactGCAACAGTTCATTCAAATTACAAAAGCCTATTTTCTCTGAGATTTCTACTTCTACTTACACATTGGAGGTGAATTTGTGTGATTCTTTCCGGCAGAGCTGATCTACAGGGTGGACATGGTGACCTGGAACCAGTACCTCCGCTGGGGGGTCGTCTTCATTCGGCTGCACAGCGGCAGGAACTTCACAGAGGTCCGACTAGACCAGTAAGTCTGTCTGGGAAACACCGGGAACAATAGTGTCATCTGCTAGGCCAGGATTGTAttgaaaaaacttcaaaaagacgctctgagctgcagaaacacacaacgGCGGTGTTTAAAAAGGGCGCTAAGGACTTTTTGAAAAACAGCGTTTACTCTACAGTGTTGGTGACTTTTGCCACTAAACGTCTCAGAGATTGTTAGACTGGGAAAAGCTAGTTAGACGCGTGCActcaatattttttaacttttaacacgtcatcactgggtggTGCTAGACAAGACTCTGAGActccacaatactgcactaaagtgcaacctgcacaattggttcatttacattttatcacaatatttattcaaatatgtattcttatattttattcctattattattatttcatgtatgttgGTATGTattctagtatttcatttacattcatattctgtgctgtgtgaatgattttgctgctgtaacaccatcatttctatctatctatgtctaTTTTCTAAGCTCTTTTGTTTGCgattaaacatgtatttatccAAAACGGGTATATTCTAcatcagtggttcccaaacattttcagctcaagacccaaaagataaatttggtgtctccccagtacccaaatttacaaaaacacaccatgaatcattgtaacatctacatttttaaaccagtggagcaaaaaaaaacgctcattcacataagattgatatgcattttacgccaattggcgacccaataaaacgggtctgcggcccattttgggtcccgagcctaagtttgggaaacattgttcTACATGACACATTCTATAAACTGAATGCTCATCCTGGGACCTTCACCTGCACCTGTGCTGGAGAGCTCCCCTGCTGGATACTGCTGCTAATGCACCCCCCAGCGTAGAAGACatcacattgacacacacatgaCTGTAATGGCTGAAACACACGGggattataatgtaaaacaaaggtTTCCTCGGAACATCTCCACCAAACCTTCTCCTCTCTGCTCGTAGGAAGCTCCTCCGGTTCGAGCAGTACACCTCCACGCGGCTGCTGGCCCAGTTCGACGAGGACCTGCACCCGATCCAGAAGATCTCGATGCGCATCAACACCGGCAACGTGATCGGCCCGCGGTACAAAATCAGACTGCTGCGAATACGCTTCACGCCGCTGGAGCGTCCCGAGAGGTCGGTCCTAGTTTTTTGGTCcttaaaatatcagaaaattgtgaaaaaatgtcaaaaatcagtttcccaaagtccaagatgacgtcctctgatgtcttgttttgtccacaactcaaagatattcagtttactgtcacagaggagagaagaaactggaagatattcacattcattcataaaaaaaacaacttaaaagtaatttaattgttgacaactaatcgaatAATCTTTGTTTGTTATTCCTCGTGTTGTCTCCCTGTTGACCTGCAAAttaaattttagtttttctgaatcaaaatttcaaatttaaaaaccttttatcaaggttatggtcgtctttttgacacttttttgtctttcccccaatatttttgtcactttttcagcgttttttttgactttttatgagccttttgatttttttgttttttcccgccaaattttaaagcttttttaaaactttttttttttacatttgtcttttttttttttttacatttgtcacttttttttacatttattaacttttttacatttgttcacatttgtcatttttattgacatttttcattttttatatatttgtcccacgagtttttattattattttattattattttttctccctaaatgctataaaattgaccgaaaacacccaaattcaatgaaagtagtcaactcattatttatttaacttgtgaggagcgttgttgggatctatccacgttacttttttggacaagttgtttgaaagaaacccaaatttctgatatagaaacctttcaaaaatgggtcaaacaacaggagggttaaagctTTAGCTGATTGTTTTACAAATActgttaattataataatgttcAGTCCACCGAAGCATGAcgattaaatataaaacagttaAATGTGACAAATTTAAAAGCTTTCTTGATACCTTGTACCTTCAATTGTTTGTAATTAATAAGATATCTGAGTACTTCCTCCACCAATGACTGACCAATAGACTCAAAGTTTGTATGTTTTCTGTCCcataagagaaagaaaagcaacaaacagaGACTGGACCTGGTTTATGTTATTTATCATAAATCAAAATGGTTTCAGATTAATAAACAATGGCCATATTGTGTTGTTTCTTCCTCTCCATCAGGCCTTTAATGTGCCGCTTTGACATCATCATGGAGGAGAACATGGAGGTGGCGTTTCGTCCTCTACCCTGCAACTCTCACCTTTGACTCCCCGACCGGACCCGCTTCTTCTTCTACGGAAACTCGTCGAACTCAGCCGAGCCCAGAAGTCCTCGGGGTGTCACGGGGCCTCCGGGCCACCAGGGGGCCCCGCAGAAGGAGCCGCAGCCTCCTCACTGGACGGTGAAGACGACCCGGCTGGTGCTGTGGATTAACTCCTGGTTACTGGAAAATCTACACATGGTCTCGTACGATTGAAGCCATCACGTCGGTCTCGGCTGAGGCAGGGGTTTTGGGGGGTTTTTGGGGAGTTGATACCGAGAGTTAAACCTGTGAGATCCGGTAACACAGCGACGTGATAGGTAACGGGATTAAGGAAAAAGATGTGACAGGAGAGGCGTCGCGGTGAAACCAGTTCTCTGGATGTACAGTTCCTCTTCATCTCTGGCtgcatttacacaaacaaacttCCATCCATGTAACTGCACAGGAACTCTCAGTATTCACTGTGTTCCTGTcgttaaagggatagttcagatCTTTTGAAGCGGTGTTACCCCCCAGTCTAGGGGTGCCTAGGACGCAACATACATCAGACTAATTGGCCCCATCTTCCCCGTCCCCCAAGCGGCCACAAAACCTAAGTCTTGGTCCAAATGTATTTGTTGCACATATCACATTATTGGTATTCAAACAAAGGTCTATGGTAACCCAGACTGTAGGGTGGCCTgccaccaaaacaacaaacaaaacaaccctgTCTAACCTAACAAACCATAAAGACCAAAAGAAGAACAATAACTTACCTTCCTAACtaaagaaaacaggagaaaactaAACACAGTTTAGTTGAGATCTATTGAAGTGGGGTAGTAGAAGATACTTATCTAGGAGGGCTGGGTATCGGCAATGATTTCCCAAATTGATCCAGATTTTGTTGCATTCTGATTCGATATTGATTAAATTAGGAACATTTCAGTTTCTATACCAATTTACAATGCACCAGGTTAATATTTACATTAAGGATTTCCAAAAAGTTTAAgaactttttatttaaccctcgtgttgtcttcacgtcaaaattgaaaatcaacacttttgttgacacttttaattaatgttttaactctttcttacttttttgttcctttttttcaacactttctttcgacgttttcaacactacgtaacactaacttattaactttagttttacagttattttgggaatttatggtcaataaacctcattaataggaatgtttgagttagaaaagcagaaattaggaattattgagactaaaattaaaggaatggatgttgatgataatcacagactggaatatgtcaacttttactcaatactatttcaaaaacacttccatttgttttacaatgctataaaattgaataagacgccccaaaattaatgaaagtagagatttgtacttaaagagcgttgggtggaatcaatcatgttattttggggaattaaaaagaacattgacatagaacagcatgaggacaacatgaggacaacatggggacaacatgggggcaacatgagggcaacatgggggtaacatgaggacaacatggggacaacatgaaggcaacatgaggacaacatgaggacaacatgggggcaacatgggggcaacatgagggcaacatgaggacaacatggggacaacatgacgGACGACATTGGGgtgacatggggacaacataggaacaacatgggggcaaca includes the following:
- the LOC117938280 gene encoding lipase member H-like, which encodes MAVAFGLTGAHGHIDFYANGGNDQPGCPKTIFAGKSYFVCDHQRSVFLFLCALNRTCTLTGYPCSSYSVFLEGHCLQCEAFKPASCPVLGYDVSQWRETLLQLGQTQVFFSTTATLPYRKLIYRVDMVTWNQYLRWGVVFIRLHSGRNFTEVRLDQKLLRFEQYTSTRLLAQFDEDLHPIQKISMRINTGNVIGPRYKIRLLRIRFTPLERPERPLMCRFDIIMEENMEVAFRPLPCNSHL
- the LOC117938279 gene encoding lipase member H-like, producing MGTALYVRLLLYTRSNLACGRELRHHRLSSQPLFHLSRPTAFVIHGYRPTGAPPIWIDHLVHLLSEQEDMNVVVVDWNKGAANLNYFTAVTYTREAAYNLTGFIRTMQEEGASLSSVHLIGVSLGAHLAGYVGANLKGKIGRITAGSLEQDKDFYRGSRGTHCRPIWYQESTRSPSRPRSLQGSILPTTTETSERKTERRRDGGEGALNAE